A genomic window from Pseudonocardia broussonetiae includes:
- a CDS encoding MerR family transcriptional regulator yields the protein MTGQLTIDQLAERTGVTVRTIRFWAGRGLLPPPVLRGRTGLYGPEHVARLELVSELSALGFSLSAIEGHLGRLPESAGATELALQRALLTPWVPEQLEEVDRAELDRRAGRTLTGADVELLSDLGVIDVLDGGRVRLHGSGTLGEGLAVIDSGLPVDVWRRAHELIEQHTTALAEDLMKVFQDEVLQPYRDRGRPADERTRLAQAFSQLKPITVRGVVTAFGRAVNRTIRERIG from the coding sequence ATGACGGGCCAGCTCACCATCGACCAGCTCGCGGAACGCACCGGGGTCACCGTCCGCACCATCCGCTTCTGGGCCGGCCGCGGCCTCCTCCCGCCGCCCGTCCTGCGCGGGCGCACCGGCCTCTACGGCCCCGAGCACGTCGCCCGGTTGGAGCTGGTCAGCGAGCTGTCGGCGCTGGGCTTCTCGCTGTCGGCGATCGAGGGCCACCTGGGCCGGCTGCCCGAGTCCGCGGGCGCCACGGAGCTCGCGCTGCAGCGCGCCCTGCTCACGCCGTGGGTGCCCGAGCAGCTCGAGGAGGTCGACCGCGCCGAGCTCGACCGCCGCGCCGGGCGCACCCTGACCGGGGCCGACGTCGAGCTCCTGTCCGACCTCGGTGTGATCGACGTCCTCGACGGCGGCCGCGTCCGGCTGCACGGCTCCGGCACCCTCGGCGAGGGCCTGGCCGTGATCGACTCCGGGCTGCCCGTCGACGTCTGGCGCCGCGCCCACGAGCTCATCGAGCAGCACACCACCGCGCTCGCCGAGGACCTCATGAAGGTCTTCCAGGACGAGGTGCTCCAGCCCTACCGCGACCGCGGCCGCCCCGCCGACGAGCGCACCCGGCTCGCGCAGGCCTTCTCCCAGCTGAAGCCGATCACGGTGCGCGGCGTCGTCACGGCGTTCGGGCGGGCGGTGAACCGGACCATCCGCGAACGGATCGGATAG
- a CDS encoding cupin domain-containing protein: MRVLRAAGHFAVPEGEPNQYREHLRASDLSVGTYCIPVGGKDGQHPHGEDEVYVVVRGRARLVSSSVDVEIGPGSVVYVPAAEEHQFVDVSEDLSIVVVFGPAERTRG; the protein is encoded by the coding sequence ATGCGGGTCCTACGCGCCGCCGGTCACTTCGCGGTCCCCGAGGGCGAGCCCAACCAGTACCGCGAGCACCTGCGCGCGAGCGACCTGTCGGTGGGCACCTACTGCATCCCCGTCGGGGGCAAGGACGGCCAGCACCCGCACGGCGAGGACGAGGTCTACGTCGTCGTGCGCGGGCGGGCGCGGCTGGTCTCGTCCTCCGTCGACGTCGAGATCGGCCCCGGCAGCGTGGTCTACGTGCCGGCGGCGGAGGAGCACCAGTTCGTCGACGTCAGCGAGGACCTCTCGATCGTCGTCGTGTTCGGCCCGGCGGAACGGACGCGCGGATGA
- a CDS encoding acyl-CoA thioesterase, with translation MTFTHRHRVRYLEVDGQGVVFNSWYLAWFDDAMTAFLADRGLPYADMLASGHDVQLVRSEIDWRTGVGFQDEVDIAVATARTGTTSFALDFEVRRGAEVTCAGRTVYVVVATDGSGKRPIPPLIADALGEPAPLLAI, from the coding sequence ATGACCTTCACCCACCGGCACCGCGTCCGCTACCTCGAGGTCGACGGCCAGGGCGTCGTGTTCAACTCGTGGTACCTCGCCTGGTTCGACGACGCCATGACCGCGTTCCTGGCCGACCGCGGCCTGCCCTACGCCGACATGCTCGCCTCGGGCCACGACGTGCAGCTCGTGCGCTCGGAGATCGACTGGCGCACCGGCGTCGGGTTCCAGGACGAGGTCGACATCGCCGTCGCCACCGCCCGCACCGGCACCACCTCCTTCGCGCTCGACTTCGAGGTGCGCCGCGGTGCGGAGGTCACGTGCGCGGGCCGGACGGTGTACGTCGTGGTGGCCACCGACGGCTCCGGCAAGCGCCCGATCCCGCCGCTCATCGCCGACGCGCTCGGCGAGCCGGCCCCGCTCCTCGCGATCTGA
- a CDS encoding fumarylacetoacetate hydrolase family protein, with product MRSLALGVVGGAGRPGPGRVVARSAEGVVDVGSLADVEGGPHPELLAATTLDPLLAAGRPAWREVHGWLASRLREDHAPYVLPPAGLELRLPFTVADYVDFFACERHALNAATIARPSGAALPPNWKHLPVGYHGRAGTVRVTGTPVQRPRGQVAAGELAPTRQLDVEVELGFVLGASGGPVAMEDALDHVFGVVLLNDWSARDVQAFESRPLGPLLGKSFATSVSGWVTPLDELAAAWTDPPPRDPAPPSYLQGSTDRGLDVACELLVNGATVSRPPAVDLHWTAAQLVTHLTTNGTPLRAGDLLGSGTISGARRDQRGCLLELSWGGTEPVAVGGGASRTYLEDGDEVVIAATAPAVGGGRLELGEVRGRVLPAR from the coding sequence ATGCGGAGCCTGGCGCTGGGGGTCGTGGGTGGGGCGGGCCGTCCGGGACCCGGGCGGGTGGTGGCGCGGTCGGCGGAGGGCGTCGTCGACGTCGGGTCGCTCGCCGACGTCGAGGGCGGCCCGCACCCGGAGCTGCTCGCCGCCACGACGCTCGACCCGCTGCTCGCCGCGGGCCGCCCGGCGTGGCGGGAGGTGCACGGCTGGCTCGCGTCGCGGCTGCGGGAGGACCACGCGCCCTACGTGCTGCCGCCGGCGGGGCTGGAGCTGCGGCTGCCGTTCACCGTCGCCGACTACGTCGACTTCTTCGCCTGCGAGCGGCACGCCCTCAACGCCGCCACGATCGCCCGCCCCTCCGGCGCCGCGCTCCCGCCGAACTGGAAGCACCTGCCGGTCGGCTACCACGGCCGGGCGGGCACGGTGCGCGTCACGGGGACGCCGGTGCAGCGCCCGCGCGGGCAGGTCGCCGCGGGTGAGCTCGCGCCGACCCGGCAGCTCGACGTCGAGGTCGAGCTGGGGTTCGTGCTCGGCGCCTCCGGCGGCCCGGTGGCGATGGAGGACGCGCTCGACCACGTCTTCGGGGTGGTGCTGCTCAACGACTGGTCGGCGCGCGACGTGCAGGCGTTCGAGTCGCGCCCGCTCGGGCCGCTGCTGGGCAAGTCGTTCGCCACGTCGGTCTCCGGGTGGGTCACGCCGCTCGACGAGCTCGCCGCCGCGTGGACCGACCCGCCCCCGCGCGACCCCGCGCCGCCGTCGTACCTCCAGGGCTCCACCGACCGCGGGCTCGACGTGGCCTGCGAGCTGCTGGTCAACGGCGCGACCGTGTCCCGGCCGCCCGCGGTGGACCTGCACTGGACCGCGGCCCAGCTCGTCACCCACCTGACGACGAACGGCACGCCGCTGCGCGCGGGCGACCTGCTCGGCTCCGGCACGATCTCCGGCGCCCGCCGCGACCAGCGCGGCTGCCTGCTGGAGCTGAGCTGGGGCGGCACCGAGCCGGTCGCGGTCGGCGGGGGCGCCAGCCGGACCTACCTGGAGGACGGCGACGAGGTCGTCATCGCCGCGACGGCGCCCGCGGTCGGCGGCGGGCGCCTGGAGCTGGGCGAGGTGCGCGGGCGGGTGCTGCCCGCCCGGTGA
- a CDS encoding helix-turn-helix domain-containing protein → MTTTGSTACGATAGSGSAPGWTSMSLRRVHDRAEVEDFRIAAADVQRVVLLESGTKWIESAAGGRWQGAVHAPGTLGLTAPGRATRLRWRATSDEPVVTLQVTVPGPVVRGIAEQVWGRAGTPVLDSLSTDDPTTAVLLGAAAAAQRAGAPDLYAQSAAQFLVTHLLTHHAGLPAPRRPTREERRTARVLAYMAAHLEEQLTLSELAGVAGLSPYHFLRVFKATTGRTPMRRLTELRVEAAQRLLRGTDQPVTRIAYACGFSSPGHLAASFARHVGTTPSRYRAQHT, encoded by the coding sequence ATGACGACGACGGGGAGCACCGCCTGCGGGGCCACCGCCGGGTCCGGGTCGGCGCCGGGGTGGACGTCGATGTCCCTGCGCCGGGTGCACGACCGCGCGGAGGTCGAGGACTTCCGGATCGCCGCCGCCGACGTGCAGCGGGTCGTGCTGCTGGAGTCCGGCACCAAGTGGATCGAGTCCGCGGCCGGTGGCCGCTGGCAGGGCGCCGTCCACGCCCCGGGGACCCTCGGTCTCACGGCGCCCGGGCGCGCGACGCGGCTGCGGTGGCGGGCGACCTCGGACGAGCCGGTCGTCACCCTGCAGGTCACCGTGCCGGGGCCGGTCGTCCGCGGGATCGCCGAGCAGGTGTGGGGCCGGGCGGGCACCCCCGTCCTGGACAGCCTCAGCACCGACGACCCGACGACGGCGGTGCTGCTGGGAGCCGCGGCGGCGGCGCAGCGGGCGGGCGCACCGGACCTCTACGCGCAGTCGGCGGCCCAGTTCCTCGTCACTCACCTGCTGACCCACCACGCCGGCCTGCCCGCGCCGCGGCGGCCGACGCGGGAGGAGCGCCGCACCGCGCGCGTGCTGGCGTACATGGCCGCGCACCTGGAGGAGCAGCTGACCCTGTCGGAGCTGGCCGGGGTGGCCGGTCTGTCCCCGTACCACTTCCTGCGCGTGTTCAAGGCGACCACCGGACGCACGCCGATGCGCCGGCTCACCGAGCTCCGCGTCGAGGCGGCGCAGCGGCTGCTCAGGGGGACCGACCAGCCGGTCACCCGGATCGCGTACGCCTGCGGGTTCAGCAGCCCCGGCCACCTGGCCGCGTCCTTCGCCCGGCACGTCGGCACCACGCCGTCGCGCTACCGGGCCCAGCACACCTGA
- a CDS encoding SDR family oxidoreductase: MTASAGSPPARVAVVTGASGGIGAAVAQRLAADGMAVVVAFAGRRERADEVVDAITAAGGTAVAQQADVADETAVAALFDRTEELYGGVDVVVHAAGIMLLSPLAELDLADLDRMHRTNVRGTVVVDQQAVRRLRTGGALINFSTSVTSLALPTYGAYVATKGAVDALTMVLAKELRGRDVTVNAVAPGPTATPLFLDGKDQETIDRLAAAPPLERLGQPEDIATAVAFLAGPGRWVNGQVLLVNGGVAR, translated from the coding sequence ATGACCGCATCCGCAGGATCACCACCCGCCCGCGTCGCCGTCGTGACCGGGGCGTCCGGGGGCATCGGCGCCGCGGTGGCGCAGCGCCTGGCCGCCGACGGGATGGCCGTCGTCGTCGCCTTCGCGGGTCGGCGCGAGCGCGCCGACGAGGTCGTCGACGCCATCACCGCGGCCGGCGGCACGGCCGTCGCGCAGCAGGCCGACGTCGCCGACGAGACCGCGGTCGCCGCGCTGTTCGACCGCACCGAGGAGCTGTACGGCGGCGTCGACGTCGTCGTCCACGCCGCCGGGATCATGCTGCTGTCCCCGCTCGCCGAGCTCGACCTGGCCGACCTCGACCGGATGCACCGGACGAACGTGCGCGGCACCGTGGTGGTCGACCAGCAGGCGGTCCGCCGGCTGCGCACCGGCGGCGCGCTCATCAACTTCTCGACGTCGGTGACGTCCCTGGCGTTGCCCACCTACGGCGCCTACGTCGCGACGAAGGGCGCGGTGGACGCCCTGACGATGGTGCTGGCCAAGGAGCTGCGCGGCCGTGACGTGACGGTCAACGCGGTGGCCCCCGGGCCGACGGCGACGCCGCTTTTCCTGGACGGCAAGGACCAGGAGACGATCGACCGGCTGGCCGCCGCCCCGCCGCTGGAACGGCTGGGGCAGCCCGAGGACATCGCGACCGCGGTGGCGTTCCTGGCCGGGCCCGGCCGGTGGGTCAACGGCCAGGTGCTCCTGGTCAACGGCGGGGTGGCCCGGTGA
- a CDS encoding SDR family oxidoreductase, whose translation MSGQVVLVTGASSGFGAMTVRALAAAGHTVWAGIRATAGRNAPAVADLRVHADEHGVDLRAVELDVSDQDSVDAGVAHVLAASGHLDVVVHNAGHMVLGPTEAFLPEQLAAAYDVNVLSTQRVNRAVLPHLRARGSGLLVWIGSSSTRGGTPPYLAPYFAAKAAEDSLAVSYAAELIRFGIETTIVVPGSFTSGTNHFAHAGHAADTGVAAAYDSRYAGLVDQVGAKLAELSPPDADPGEVARAVVAAVGAERGSRPYRVHVDPADDGAEEVNAVGDRVRRDFYRRIGLADLLGPHDG comes from the coding sequence GTGAGCGGCCAGGTCGTGCTGGTCACCGGCGCCTCCAGCGGCTTCGGGGCGATGACGGTGCGCGCGCTGGCCGCGGCCGGGCACACCGTGTGGGCCGGCATCAGGGCCACCGCCGGGCGCAACGCACCGGCGGTCGCGGACCTGCGGGTGCACGCCGACGAGCACGGCGTCGACCTGCGCGCGGTCGAGCTCGACGTGTCCGACCAGGACTCCGTCGACGCCGGCGTCGCGCACGTCCTCGCCGCGTCGGGGCACCTCGACGTGGTCGTGCACAACGCCGGGCACATGGTGCTGGGCCCGACCGAGGCGTTCCTGCCCGAGCAGCTGGCCGCGGCCTACGACGTCAACGTGCTGTCCACCCAGCGGGTCAACCGGGCCGTGCTGCCGCACCTGCGCGCCCGGGGCAGCGGGCTGCTCGTGTGGATCGGGTCCTCCAGCACCCGCGGGGGGACGCCGCCCTACCTGGCGCCGTACTTCGCGGCCAAGGCCGCCGAGGACTCCCTGGCGGTCAGCTACGCGGCCGAGCTCATCCGGTTCGGCATCGAGACCACGATCGTCGTGCCCGGGTCGTTCACCAGCGGCACGAACCACTTCGCCCACGCCGGGCACGCCGCCGACACCGGCGTGGCCGCGGCCTACGACTCCCGCTACGCCGGCCTGGTGGACCAGGTCGGGGCGAAGCTGGCCGAGCTGTCGCCGCCCGACGCCGACCCCGGCGAGGTGGCCCGGGCCGTCGTCGCCGCCGTCGGCGCGGAGCGCGGGAGCCGGCCCTACCGGGTGCACGTCGACCCGGCGGACGACGGCGCCGAGGAGGTCAACGCCGTCGGCGACCGGGTGCGCCGGGACTTCTACCGCCGCATCGGCCTCGCCGACCTGCTGGGTCCTCACGACGGGTGA
- a CDS encoding SDR family NAD(P)-dependent oxidoreductase: MGRAVKTWFVTGTSTGFGRLWTEAALERGDRVVATARRPETVADYPQRFGDAVLTLELDVVDRDAVHAAVRRAHEHFGALDVVVNNAGYGHFGMVEEITERELRDQMETNFFGAVWVTQAALPVFRAQGHGHLVQVTSEGGVRAYPGIGAYHASKWAVEGLSESLWQEVEGLGIHVTNVEPGPYATDWLSRGSRTSAPMPAYDAVRARNGGEWAVGDPAATRAALLRVVDAAEPPHRVFFGRSFTDVAAIYQERLDTWREWEPVALEAFGNG; this comes from the coding sequence ATGGGAAGAGCAGTGAAGACGTGGTTCGTCACCGGGACGTCCACCGGGTTCGGGCGGCTGTGGACCGAGGCGGCCCTGGAGCGCGGTGACCGGGTCGTGGCCACCGCCCGTCGTCCGGAGACCGTCGCGGACTACCCGCAGCGGTTCGGGGACGCGGTCCTGACCCTGGAGCTCGACGTCGTGGACCGGGACGCGGTCCACGCCGCGGTGCGGCGGGCGCACGAGCACTTCGGCGCGCTGGACGTCGTCGTCAACAACGCCGGCTACGGCCACTTCGGCATGGTCGAGGAGATCACCGAGCGCGAGCTCCGCGACCAGATGGAGACGAACTTCTTCGGGGCGGTCTGGGTGACGCAGGCGGCGCTACCGGTCTTCCGCGCCCAGGGCCACGGCCACCTGGTGCAGGTGACGAGCGAGGGCGGGGTCCGCGCGTACCCGGGGATCGGCGCCTACCACGCGTCGAAGTGGGCGGTGGAGGGGTTGTCGGAGTCGCTGTGGCAGGAGGTCGAGGGCCTGGGCATCCACGTGACGAACGTGGAGCCCGGCCCCTACGCGACGGACTGGCTGTCCCGCGGCTCCCGGACCAGTGCCCCGATGCCGGCCTACGACGCCGTCCGGGCGCGGAACGGCGGGGAGTGGGCCGTCGGCGACCCGGCGGCCACCCGGGCCGCGCTCCTGCGGGTGGTCGACGCGGCGGAGCCGCCGCACCGCGTCTTCTTCGGCCGCTCGTTCACCGACGTCGCCGCGATCTACCAGGAGCGGTTGGACACCTGGCGGGAGTGGGAGCCGGTGGCGCTCGAGGCGTTCGGGAACGGCTGA
- a CDS encoding LysR family transcriptional regulator yields MALDVSTQALRSLRAVARTGSFTGAAELLGYTQSAVSKQVRALENAAGAVLFTRAARGVAPTAAGRALLRRAEVVLDQLDAAQHDIAALGRQVVGRVTLGGFPTTAVDLVPRALAHLGSTRPDVDVDFRQLSTPAQLRRLRSGRLDLAVIAVGDGLPDYDLRGLTTRTLPSGPLLVAVPAGHRLAGIGRVSLADLAAERWVVGQGAEGEPQFGVWPALEGSEVVARARDWSTRLGFVAAGLGVTTIPALAAAAVPGGVVTVRVDDPAPRERRLTLAWTGEPGPAVAAVRAALATAAAAMAEPWSDPA; encoded by the coding sequence GTGGCCCTGGACGTGTCGACGCAGGCTCTCCGCTCCCTGCGGGCCGTCGCCCGCACCGGCTCGTTCACCGGGGCCGCCGAGCTGCTGGGCTACACGCAGTCGGCGGTGTCCAAGCAGGTCCGCGCCCTGGAGAACGCCGCGGGCGCCGTGCTGTTCACGCGGGCGGCCCGGGGCGTGGCGCCGACCGCCGCCGGGCGGGCCCTGCTGCGCCGGGCCGAGGTGGTCCTGGACCAGCTGGACGCGGCGCAGCACGACATCGCCGCGCTGGGACGCCAGGTCGTCGGCCGCGTCACCCTCGGCGGCTTCCCGACCACCGCGGTGGACCTCGTGCCGCGGGCCCTGGCCCACCTGGGCTCGACCCGGCCGGACGTGGACGTCGACTTCCGGCAGCTGTCCACGCCGGCCCAGCTCCGCCGGCTGCGGTCCGGGCGCCTCGACCTCGCCGTCATCGCCGTCGGCGACGGCCTGCCGGACTACGACCTCCGCGGTCTGACCACCCGGACCCTGCCCAGCGGGCCGCTGCTGGTCGCCGTCCCCGCCGGGCACCGCCTGGCCGGAATCGGACGGGTGTCCCTCGCCGACCTCGCCGCCGAGCGGTGGGTCGTCGGGCAGGGAGCGGAGGGGGAGCCGCAGTTCGGCGTGTGGCCGGCCCTCGAGGGGTCCGAGGTGGTGGCCCGGGCCCGGGACTGGTCCACGCGGCTCGGGTTCGTGGCCGCCGGTCTCGGCGTGACCACCATCCCCGCGCTGGCCGCCGCCGCGGTCCCCGGCGGGGTCGTCACCGTGCGGGTCGACGACCCGGCGCCGCGGGAGCGCCGGCTCACCCTCGCCTGGACCGGTGAGCCGGGGCCGGCGGTCGCGGCCGTCCGGGCGGCCCTCGCGACCGCGGCCGCCGCGATGGCGGAGCCGTGGTCGGACCCGGCGTGA
- a CDS encoding MerR family transcriptional regulator: MRIGELSRRTGVSPRSLRWYGEQQLLLEQRTGGGHREYADDAVERVELIQLLFAAGVPARHVVELLPCIYSGTTTPAMVARLEQERARVDAQARHLAETRDRLDGVLVEARARMVPAA, from the coding sequence GTGCGCATCGGGGAGCTGTCGCGGCGGACCGGGGTGAGTCCGCGGTCGCTGCGCTGGTACGGGGAGCAGCAGCTGCTGCTCGAGCAGCGGACCGGGGGCGGGCACCGCGAGTACGCCGACGACGCCGTCGAGCGGGTGGAGCTGATCCAGCTGCTCTTCGCGGCCGGCGTGCCCGCGCGGCACGTCGTCGAGCTGCTGCCGTGCATCTACTCCGGGACGACGACGCCGGCGATGGTGGCCCGGCTGGAGCAGGAGCGTGCCCGGGTGGACGCCCAGGCCCGGCACCTGGCCGAGACCCGCGACCGCCTGGACGGCGTGCTGGTCGAGGCCCGCGCACGGATGGTCCCCGCCGCCTGA
- a CDS encoding SDR family oxidoreductase encodes MDIQNATALVTGANRGLGREITRQLLARGARRVYATARNPAAVDVPGATPLHLDVTDEQSVLAAAAAAQDVDLLVNNAGISTLTDLLTGDLEQARAEMDVHLWGTLRVTRAFAPALARAGGGAIVNVLSVLSFRTYPGNGAYAAAKAAQWSLTHSTRLALAAQGTQVLGAHLSSTDTDMMAGWDVPKNDPADVVRAILDGLEAALSEVLVDDDSREAKRLLSASPEELHAPVAG; translated from the coding sequence ATGGACATCCAGAACGCCACCGCCCTCGTCACCGGCGCCAACCGGGGCCTGGGGCGGGAGATCACCCGGCAGCTGCTCGCCCGCGGCGCCCGCCGGGTCTACGCCACCGCCCGGAACCCCGCGGCCGTCGACGTCCCCGGCGCCACCCCGCTGCACCTCGACGTCACCGACGAGCAGAGCGTGCTCGCCGCCGCCGCGGCCGCGCAGGACGTCGACCTGCTGGTCAACAACGCCGGCATCTCCACGCTCACCGACCTGCTGACCGGCGACCTGGAGCAGGCCCGCGCCGAGATGGACGTGCACCTCTGGGGCACCCTGCGCGTCACCCGCGCCTTCGCCCCCGCCCTGGCCCGGGCCGGGGGCGGCGCGATCGTCAACGTGCTGTCGGTGCTGTCCTTCCGCACCTACCCCGGCAACGGCGCCTACGCCGCGGCCAAGGCGGCGCAGTGGTCGCTGACCCACAGCACGCGCCTGGCCCTCGCGGCGCAGGGCACCCAGGTCCTCGGCGCGCACCTGTCCTCGACCGACACCGACATGATGGCCGGCTGGGACGTGCCCAAGAACGACCCGGCCGACGTCGTCCGTGCGATCCTCGACGGCCTGGAGGCCGCGCTCAGCGAGGTGCTGGTCGACGACGACTCCCGGGAGGCCAAGCGACTGCTGTCCGCCTCGCCGGAGGAGCTGCACGCCCCGGTGGCCGGCTGA
- a CDS encoding DUF3224 domain-containing protein, with protein MTTTGRFDLTSWDEEVYDDAEGARLVRVAGTKTFEGGVSGTSAMQLLQAIADPSAAYVGIERLAVSVDGRSGTFVLRHSAVGSASGGDMTVDVVPDSATGALRGLTGRLTIDRSPEGEHTYAFTYELG; from the coding sequence ATGACGACGACCGGACGGTTCGACCTCACCTCCTGGGACGAGGAGGTCTACGACGACGCCGAGGGCGCGAGGCTCGTGCGGGTGGCCGGCACGAAGACCTTCGAGGGCGGGGTCAGCGGCACGAGCGCGATGCAGCTGCTGCAGGCGATCGCCGACCCGTCGGCCGCGTACGTCGGGATCGAGCGGCTCGCGGTCTCGGTCGACGGCCGCAGCGGCACGTTCGTGCTCCGGCACTCCGCCGTCGGCAGCGCGAGCGGCGGCGACATGACCGTCGACGTCGTGCCCGACTCGGCCACCGGCGCGCTGCGCGGCCTGACCGGGCGGCTGACGATCGACCGGTCGCCCGAGGGCGAGCACACGTACGCCTTCACCTACGAGCTGGGCTGA
- a CDS encoding enoyl-CoA hydratase/isomerase family protein, which produces MIELERDGDVAVLRLAHGPVNALDPELCDAVADRFQALATDPARAVVLTGAGRAFSAGADLRRLVTDGEPYARRFVPALDGLFRSVFELRKPVVAAVNGHAIAGGAVLAAAADVVLMADGSARIGLPELVVGVPLPRVAVEVVRYAVGDQVARTLITGAATHLPGEARALGLVEEVLPADDLLPAAVERALAMADRIPADTFAFTKAQLRRDALARMDDAGAEEADTIDLWIRRAADGWTQRYLESVTRK; this is translated from the coding sequence GTGATCGAACTCGAGCGCGACGGCGATGTCGCGGTGCTCCGCCTGGCCCACGGACCGGTCAACGCCCTGGACCCCGAGCTGTGCGACGCGGTCGCCGACCGGTTCCAGGCACTGGCGACGGACCCGGCGCGGGCCGTCGTCCTCACCGGGGCGGGACGGGCCTTCTCGGCGGGCGCGGACCTGCGCCGGCTCGTCACCGACGGCGAGCCCTACGCGCGGCGGTTCGTGCCCGCGCTCGACGGGCTGTTCCGCAGCGTGTTCGAGCTGCGCAAGCCGGTGGTGGCGGCCGTCAACGGGCATGCGATCGCCGGTGGTGCGGTGCTCGCCGCGGCCGCCGACGTCGTGCTGATGGCCGACGGGAGCGCCCGGATCGGGCTGCCCGAGCTGGTGGTGGGCGTGCCGCTGCCCCGGGTGGCGGTGGAGGTTGTCCGCTACGCCGTCGGCGACCAGGTGGCGCGCACGCTGATCACCGGCGCGGCCACGCACCTGCCCGGCGAGGCGCGGGCGCTCGGCCTGGTCGAGGAGGTGCTGCCCGCCGACGACCTGCTGCCCGCCGCGGTCGAGCGCGCCCTGGCGATGGCGGACAGGATCCCCGCCGACACGTTCGCGTTCACCAAGGCCCAGCTCCGCCGCGACGCCCTCGCCCGCATGGACGACGCCGGCGCGGAGGAGGCGGACACGATCGACCTGTGGATCCGCCGCGCAGCCGACGGCTGGACGCAGCGGTACCTGGAGTCGGTCACCCGCAAGTGA
- a CDS encoding S-(hydroxymethyl)mycothiol dehydrogenase has translation MPQSVRGVVAHKKGEPVSVETIIVPDPGPGEAVVQVQACGVCHTDLHYREGGINDEFPFLLGHEAAGIVEAVGEGVTDVAPGDFVILNWRAVDGTCRACRRGEPWYCFSTHNAAQKMTLESGQELSPALGIGAFVEKTLVHAGQCTKVDPAVKPEVAGLLGCGVMAGIGAAINTGGVGRGDSIAVIGCGGVGDAAIAGARLAGASTIIAIDMDDRKLEWAKGFGATHTINARERDVVEAVQELTDGNGANVVVDAVGRPETFKQAFYARDLAGTVVLVGVPTPDMTVDLPLIDVFGRGGSTKSSWYGDCLPSRDFPMLVDLHLQGRLPLEKFVSETIALDGVEAAFEKMHKGEVLRSVVLF, from the coding sequence ATGCCGCAGAGCGTCCGCGGGGTCGTCGCCCACAAGAAGGGCGAGCCCGTCTCGGTCGAGACGATCATCGTCCCCGACCCCGGTCCCGGCGAGGCCGTCGTCCAGGTCCAGGCGTGCGGGGTGTGCCACACCGACCTGCACTACCGCGAGGGCGGCATCAACGACGAGTTCCCGTTCCTGCTCGGCCACGAGGCCGCCGGGATCGTCGAGGCCGTCGGCGAGGGCGTCACCGACGTCGCCCCCGGCGACTTCGTGATCCTCAACTGGCGCGCCGTCGACGGCACCTGCCGCGCGTGCCGGCGCGGTGAGCCCTGGTACTGCTTCTCCACCCACAACGCCGCCCAGAAGATGACGCTGGAGTCGGGCCAGGAGCTCTCCCCCGCGCTCGGGATCGGCGCGTTCGTCGAGAAGACCCTCGTCCACGCCGGGCAGTGCACCAAGGTCGACCCGGCGGTCAAGCCCGAGGTCGCGGGCCTGCTCGGCTGCGGGGTCATGGCCGGCATCGGCGCGGCCATCAACACCGGCGGCGTCGGGCGCGGCGACTCCATCGCCGTCATCGGCTGCGGCGGCGTGGGTGACGCCGCGATCGCGGGCGCCCGACTCGCCGGCGCGTCGACGATCATCGCGATCGACATGGACGACCGGAAGCTGGAGTGGGCCAAGGGCTTCGGCGCCACCCACACCATCAACGCCCGCGAGCGCGACGTCGTCGAGGCCGTCCAGGAGCTCACCGACGGCAACGGCGCCAACGTCGTCGTCGACGCCGTGGGCCGCCCGGAGACCTTCAAGCAGGCCTTCTACGCCCGCGACCTCGCCGGCACCGTCGTCCTGGTCGGGGTCCCCACCCCCGACATGACCGTCGACCTCCCGCTCATCGACGTGTTCGGGCGCGGCGGCTCCACCAAGTCCTCCTGGTACGGCGACTGCCTGCCCAGCCGCGACTTCCCGATGCTCGTCGACCTGCACCTGCAGGGCCGCCTGCCCCTGGAGAAGTTCGTCAGCGAGACCATCGCCCTCGACGGGGTCGAGGCCGCGTTCGAGAAGATGCACAAGGGCGAGGTCCTGCGCTCGGTGGTGCTGTTCTGA